One genomic segment of Amycolatopsis granulosa includes these proteins:
- a CDS encoding TetR/AcrR family transcriptional regulator: MAAVAGHEDTRTRLLATALKLFTEHGVEGTSLQMIADELGVTKAAVYYHFKTKDEITEAVVEPGLRELESIVQAAARERRPGARIDHLLAGFVDVVVRHRALVALFSGDPGVARALEKHFFGKESFMTGMMTILNGPEPDAARVVAVHAALGGIALAGGAPELARFSDDVLRESLLDVGRKLLGRPRRRPAVPS, from the coding sequence ATGGCAGCCGTGGCCGGACACGAGGACACCCGCACGCGTTTGCTCGCCACGGCGTTGAAGCTGTTCACCGAGCACGGCGTGGAGGGCACGTCGTTGCAGATGATCGCCGACGAGCTCGGCGTCACGAAGGCGGCGGTGTACTACCACTTCAAGACGAAGGACGAGATCACCGAGGCCGTGGTCGAGCCGGGGCTGCGCGAGCTGGAGTCGATCGTGCAGGCCGCGGCGCGCGAGCGCAGGCCGGGCGCGCGGATCGACCACCTGCTGGCCGGGTTCGTCGACGTGGTGGTGCGGCACCGGGCGCTGGTGGCGTTGTTCTCGGGTGATCCGGGGGTGGCGCGGGCGCTGGAGAAGCACTTCTTCGGCAAGGAGAGCTTCATGACCGGCATGATGACGATCCTGAACGGTCCCGAGCCCGACGCGGCGCGCGTGGTGGCCGTGCACGCCGCGCTGGGCGGTATCGCCCTGGCCGGCGGCGCGCCGGAACTGGCCCGCTTCAGCGATGACGTCCTGCGCGAGTCGCTGCTCGACGTGGGACGCAAACTGCTGGGCCGTCCCCGGCGCCGTCCCGCGGTGCCGTCCTGA
- a CDS encoding GNAT family N-acetyltransferase: MRIRPADVTDADAVFTLLGQAAEGGADRPVFERNYEQLIAAATYDDTDFLVADRDGEVVGYVLAARALSLHSGGPVSQLLELVVDTAHRGQGIGGLLVDAVIQRARTAGAVEVSVAVRAARGYYERRGFITSAACLTLPLT; the protein is encoded by the coding sequence GTGCGGATCCGGCCAGCCGATGTCACCGATGCCGACGCCGTCTTCACCCTGCTCGGTCAGGCCGCGGAGGGCGGTGCCGACCGGCCGGTCTTCGAGCGCAACTACGAACAGCTGATCGCGGCGGCGACGTACGACGACACGGACTTCCTGGTGGCCGACCGGGACGGCGAGGTGGTCGGCTACGTCCTGGCCGCTCGCGCGCTGTCGCTGCATTCCGGTGGGCCGGTCAGCCAGCTGCTGGAACTCGTGGTGGACACCGCGCACCGCGGACAGGGGATCGGCGGGCTCCTGGTGGACGCGGTGATCCAGCGGGCACGCACGGCCGGCGCCGTGGAGGTGAGCGTCGCGGTGCGGGCCGCCCGCGGCTACTACGAGCGGCGCGGCTTCATCACGAGCGCCGCCTGCCTGACACTGCCGCTGACCTGA
- a CDS encoding DUF2695 domain-containing protein, whose protein sequence is MPADAALLDLWTEPQERECLLCYVTRMRADFGCDGTLRWTRRWRTGRAPAVTSLDRIFRRHRTTCDCGVPSAFGAGPVRHGDAGATLPPPCSGVRRGSARPCPAWQRPPPRHAPDGKRASATGSGPATPRPRRRA, encoded by the coding sequence ATGCCCGCCGACGCCGCCCTGCTCGACCTGTGGACCGAGCCACAGGAGCGCGAATGCCTGCTCTGCTACGTGACGCGGATGCGCGCCGATTTCGGCTGTGACGGGACGTTGCGCTGGACACGGCGGTGGCGGACCGGCCGCGCCCCGGCGGTCACCTCGCTCGACCGGATCTTCCGGCGGCACCGCACCACGTGCGATTGCGGGGTGCCGTCCGCGTTCGGGGCCGGCCCGGTGCGCCACGGCGACGCCGGCGCGACGCTGCCGCCGCCTTGCTCCGGAGTTCGCCGTGGCTCGGCACGGCCCTGCCCGGCGTGGCAGCGGCCGCCGCCGCGCCACGCGCCGGACGGGAAACGGGCATCCGCCACGGGCTCCGGGCCGGCTACGCCCCGCCCTCGGCGGCGGGCTTGA
- the soxR gene encoding redox-sensitive transcriptional activator SoxR yields the protein MTKLADHLTIGQVAERSGVPHTALRFYEDRGLISSERSAGNQRRYPRSVLRRIAFIRAAQRVGLSLEEIHDALLTLPRDHAPTKADWARLSRGWQDELDARIDALQRLRDRLTGCVGCGCLSLRVCGLYNTDDRMAQYGPGARGLKPAAEGGA from the coding sequence GTGACCAAGCTTGCCGACCACCTGACCATCGGCCAGGTCGCCGAGCGCAGCGGCGTGCCGCACACCGCCCTGCGATTCTACGAGGACCGGGGCCTGATCTCCTCCGAGCGCTCGGCGGGGAACCAGCGCCGCTATCCGCGGTCGGTGCTGCGCCGCATCGCGTTCATCCGCGCCGCGCAGCGGGTGGGCCTCAGCCTCGAGGAGATCCACGACGCGCTGTTGACCCTGCCCCGCGACCACGCGCCGACGAAGGCCGACTGGGCCCGGCTGTCCCGCGGGTGGCAGGACGAACTCGACGCCCGCATCGACGCCCTCCAGCGGCTGCGTGACCGGCTGACGGGGTGCGTCGGCTGCGGGTGCCTGTCGCTGCGCGTGTGCGGCCTCTACAACACCGACGACCGGATGGCGCAGTACGGCCCCGGGGCACGCGGGCTCAAGCCCGCCGCCGAGGGCGGGGCGTAG
- the hisH gene encoding imidazole glycerol phosphate synthase subunit HisH, with protein sequence MARVVILDYGSGNLRSAERAVRRVGAEVEVTADPHAALEADGLVVPGVGAFAACMAGLLSVGGEKIIGSRLAGGRPVLGICVGMQILFERGVEHGVETAGTGEWPGTVERLHADIVPHMGWNTVRAPADSQLFAGLDAGTRFYFVHSYAARRWELDSGLPGQQPKVTWSHHGADFVAAAENGPLWATQFHPEKSGDAGAHLLENWLRTL encoded by the coding sequence GTGGCTCGCGTCGTGATTCTGGACTACGGATCGGGGAACCTGCGCTCCGCCGAGCGCGCCGTGCGGCGCGTCGGTGCCGAGGTCGAGGTGACCGCCGACCCGCATGCGGCGCTCGAAGCCGACGGCCTCGTCGTCCCGGGCGTGGGCGCCTTCGCGGCCTGCATGGCCGGCCTGCTGTCCGTGGGCGGCGAGAAGATCATCGGCAGCCGCCTCGCCGGCGGCCGGCCCGTGCTCGGCATCTGCGTCGGCATGCAGATCCTCTTCGAGCGGGGCGTCGAGCACGGCGTGGAGACCGCGGGCACCGGTGAGTGGCCCGGCACCGTGGAACGCCTGCACGCCGACATCGTCCCCCACATGGGCTGGAACACCGTCCGCGCGCCGGCGGACTCGCAGTTGTTCGCCGGCCTGGACGCCGGCACGCGGTTCTACTTCGTGCACTCCTACGCCGCCCGGCGCTGGGAGCTCGACTCCGGCCTGCCCGGGCAGCAGCCGAAGGTGACGTGGTCGCACCACGGTGCGGACTTCGTCGCGGCCGCCGAGAACGGACCGCTGTGGGCGACGCAGTTCCACCCCGAGAAGTCCGGCGACGCGGGCGCCCACCTGCTGGAGAACTGGCTGCGCACCCTGTGA
- the priA gene encoding bifunctional 1-(5-phosphoribosyl)-5-((5-phosphoribosylamino)methylideneamino)imidazole-4-carboxamide isomerase/phosphoribosylanthranilate isomerase PriA: MTFTLLPAVDVADGQAVRLVQGEAGTETSYGSPLEAALAWQRDGAEWIHLVDLDAAFGKGDNKDLISRVVGELDVQVELSGGIRDDASLEAALATGARRVNLGTAVLEDPEWTAKVVATYGDRVAIGLDVRITEQGHRLKGRGWTSDGGDLWEVLERLDRDGAARYVVTDVSKDGTLQGPNLDLLAEVAARTDAPVIASGGVSSVDDLRALAGLAPDGVEGAIIGKALYAGAFTLPEALAAVSPRA, encoded by the coding sequence GTGACGTTCACCCTGCTTCCCGCTGTCGATGTGGCCGATGGCCAGGCCGTGCGTCTCGTCCAGGGCGAGGCCGGCACGGAGACCTCCTACGGCAGCCCGCTGGAGGCGGCCCTGGCCTGGCAGCGCGACGGCGCCGAGTGGATCCACCTGGTCGACCTCGACGCCGCGTTCGGCAAGGGTGACAACAAGGACCTGATCTCCCGCGTGGTCGGCGAGCTGGACGTCCAGGTCGAGCTCTCGGGCGGGATCCGCGACGACGCCTCCCTGGAGGCCGCGCTCGCCACCGGCGCCCGGCGCGTCAACCTGGGCACCGCCGTGCTCGAAGATCCGGAGTGGACCGCCAAGGTGGTCGCCACCTACGGCGACCGCGTCGCGATCGGGCTCGACGTGCGCATCACCGAGCAGGGGCACCGGCTCAAGGGCCGCGGCTGGACCAGTGACGGCGGTGACCTGTGGGAGGTCCTGGAACGCCTGGACCGCGACGGCGCCGCCCGCTACGTGGTCACCGACGTCAGCAAGGACGGCACTCTCCAGGGCCCCAACCTCGACCTGCTCGCCGAGGTCGCCGCCCGCACCGACGCACCGGTGATCGCCTCCGGCGGGGTGTCCAGTGTGGACGACCTGCGAGCGCTGGCCGGCCTGGCGCCCGACGGGGTCGAGGGCGCCATCATCGGCAAGGCCCTCTACGCCGGGGCGTTCACCCTGCCGGAAGCCCTCGCCGCGGTCAGCCCGCGAGCTTGA
- a CDS encoding PPOX class F420-dependent oxidoreductase, with protein sequence MSEFERIAAEKFLLLTTFRKSGAPVPTPVWAAGDAGEIVIWSERTAGKVKRIRNNPEVTVQGCDLRGNEAHGPVVRGRARILDDEATERVRTVIARKYGIVGQVTMFFSRLRGRRRTVGLAIKLAG encoded by the coding sequence ATGTCGGAATTCGAGCGGATCGCCGCCGAGAAGTTCCTCCTGCTGACCACGTTCCGCAAGTCCGGCGCCCCGGTGCCGACCCCGGTCTGGGCGGCCGGGGACGCCGGGGAGATCGTGATCTGGAGCGAGCGCACGGCGGGCAAGGTCAAGCGGATCCGCAACAACCCGGAGGTCACGGTGCAGGGCTGCGACCTCCGCGGGAACGAGGCACACGGCCCGGTGGTGCGGGGCCGCGCGCGGATCCTGGACGACGAGGCCACCGAACGGGTGCGGACGGTGATCGCCCGCAAGTACGGGATCGTCGGTCAGGTGACGATGTTCTTCAGCAGGCTGCGGGGCCGCCGCCGGACGGTGGGACTGGCGATCAAGCTCGCGGGCTGA
- a CDS encoding ABC transporter permease translates to MNPAITRATARRVLTQLRHDPRTVVMLVAVPAVLMLLLRYVFNSAAQFDRIAPALLGVFPFLTMFLITSVATLRERTSTTLERLMTTPLGKLDLLFGYALAFGLLAVAQVGVACAVSVGLGLVIAGSLWVLLLIALLDALLGVALGLFVSAFARTEFQAIQFMPVFVLPQFLLCGLFAARDEMGWILNWLSHVMPLSYAVEALGRVTTSSTLDATTVRDVLVVAGCVLLALVLGAVTLRRRTP, encoded by the coding sequence GTGAACCCGGCCATCACCCGCGCGACCGCCCGCCGGGTGCTGACCCAGCTGCGGCACGATCCGCGCACCGTCGTCATGCTCGTCGCGGTTCCCGCGGTGCTGATGCTGCTGCTGCGGTACGTGTTCAACTCGGCGGCGCAGTTCGACCGGATCGCACCGGCGCTGCTGGGCGTCTTCCCGTTCCTGACGATGTTCCTCATCACCTCGGTCGCCACGCTGCGGGAACGCACGAGCACCACGCTGGAGCGGCTGATGACCACGCCGCTGGGCAAACTGGACCTGCTGTTCGGCTACGCACTGGCCTTCGGGCTGCTCGCGGTGGCGCAGGTGGGGGTCGCGTGCGCGGTGAGCGTGGGTCTCGGGCTCGTCATCGCGGGCTCGCTGTGGGTGCTGCTGCTGATCGCACTGCTCGACGCGCTGCTGGGCGTGGCGCTGGGCCTGTTCGTCAGCGCGTTCGCCCGCACCGAGTTCCAGGCGATCCAGTTCATGCCGGTGTTCGTGCTGCCGCAGTTCCTGCTGTGCGGGCTGTTCGCGGCGCGCGACGAGATGGGCTGGATACTGAACTGGCTCTCGCACGTGATGCCGCTGTCGTACGCGGTCGAGGCGCTGGGCCGCGTCACCACATCCTCCACACTGGACGCCACGACGGTGCGGGACGTGCTGGTGGTGGCCGGTTGCGTGCTGCTCGCCCTCGTGCTCGGCGCGGTCACGCTCCGGCGCCGCACCCCGTGA
- a CDS encoding ABC transporter ATP-binding protein translates to MTNYAVGVDGLRVVRGGREVVRGVTFAVPRGTVTGLLGPSGCGKTTLMRAIVGVQIVAGGTVTVLGHPAGSPALRRTIGYATQNPAVYTDLTVTEALRYFASILRVANADVARVIAEVGLTEHAHELIGTLSGGEHSRANLAVALLGEPELLVLDEPTVGLDPVLRDSLWEMFGRLAGRGTTLLVSSHVMDEAARCDRLLLMREGTLLADGTPAALRARTGAADLEQAFLRLIRHHEGAIP, encoded by the coding sequence GTGACCAATTACGCCGTCGGCGTGGACGGCCTCCGGGTCGTTCGCGGCGGCCGCGAGGTGGTCCGCGGGGTGACGTTCGCGGTACCGCGCGGCACCGTCACCGGGTTGCTCGGGCCGAGCGGCTGCGGCAAGACGACCCTGATGCGGGCGATCGTCGGCGTGCAGATCGTGGCCGGTGGCACCGTCACGGTGCTCGGCCACCCGGCCGGCAGCCCGGCGCTGCGGCGCACGATCGGGTACGCGACGCAGAACCCGGCCGTCTACACCGACCTCACCGTCACCGAGGCGCTGCGGTACTTCGCCTCGATCCTGCGGGTGGCCAACGCCGACGTGGCCCGGGTCATCGCCGAGGTGGGCCTGACCGAGCACGCGCACGAGCTCATCGGCACCCTCTCCGGCGGGGAGCACAGCCGGGCCAACCTGGCGGTCGCGCTGCTCGGCGAGCCCGAGCTGCTCGTGCTGGACGAGCCGACGGTCGGGCTGGACCCGGTGCTGCGGGACAGCCTGTGGGAGATGTTCGGCCGGCTGGCCGGGCGGGGCACCACGCTGCTGGTGTCCAGCCACGTCATGGACGAGGCCGCACGATGCGACCGGCTGCTGCTGATGCGCGAGGGCACGCTGCTCGCCGACGGCACCCCCGCCGCGCTGCGCGCCCGCACCGGCGCGGCCGACCTGGAGCAGGCGTTCCTGCGCCTCATCCGCCACCACGAGGGGGCGATCCCGTGA
- the hisF gene encoding imidazole glycerol phosphate synthase subunit HisF codes for MGVAVRVIPCLDVDAGRVVKGVNFADLRDAGDPVELARAYDAEGADELTFLDVTASSGDRETTFDVVRRTAEQVFIPLTVGGGVRACDDVNRLLRAGADKVSINTAAIARPELLREASRRFGAQCIVLSVDARRVPEGAEPTPSGFEVTTHGGRRGTGIDAVEWAQRGEELGVGEILLNSMDADGTRTGFDLELIEKTRKVVTVPVIASGGAGAVEHFLPAVRAGADAVLAASVFHFGQLKIGAVKDALRAGGVEVR; via the coding sequence ATGGGTGTAGCGGTCAGGGTGATCCCGTGTCTGGACGTCGACGCGGGCCGGGTGGTGAAGGGCGTCAACTTCGCCGACCTCCGGGATGCCGGTGATCCGGTGGAGCTGGCGCGGGCCTACGACGCGGAGGGCGCCGACGAGCTCACCTTCCTCGACGTGACCGCCTCCTCCGGCGACCGAGAGACGACCTTCGACGTGGTCCGCCGCACCGCCGAGCAGGTGTTCATCCCGCTGACCGTCGGCGGCGGGGTGCGGGCCTGCGACGACGTCAACCGCCTGCTGCGCGCCGGTGCGGACAAGGTGAGCATCAACACGGCCGCGATCGCCCGACCCGAGCTGCTGCGCGAGGCGTCCCGCCGGTTCGGTGCCCAGTGCATCGTGCTGTCGGTCGACGCCCGGCGGGTCCCCGAGGGCGCCGAGCCCACGCCGTCCGGCTTCGAGGTCACCACCCACGGTGGTCGCCGCGGCACCGGCATCGACGCGGTCGAGTGGGCCCAGCGCGGCGAGGAGCTCGGGGTGGGGGAGATCCTGCTCAACTCGATGGACGCCGACGGCACCAGAACCGGGTTCGACCTGGAGCTGATCGAGAAGACGCGCAAGGTGGTCACCGTGCCGGTGATCGCCAGTGGTGGCGCGGGCGCGGTCGAGCACTTCCTGCCGGCCGTGCGGGCCGGGGCGGACGCGGTGCTCGCCGCCAGCGTGTTCCACTTCGGACAGTTGAAGATCGGTGCGGTCAAGGACGCCCTGCGCGCCGGCGGGGTGGAGGTCCGGTGA
- the hisI gene encoding phosphoribosyl-AMP cyclohydrolase, translated as MSLAPELAGRLKRNADGLVCAVVVDHATSDVLMVAWMNDEALERTLTTRRGTYYSRSRQELWVKGETSGHVQHVREVRLDCDADTLLVRVDQTGPACHTGSRTCFDGEERLLLADEG; from the coding sequence GTGAGCCTGGCACCCGAACTCGCCGGGCGCCTCAAGCGCAACGCCGACGGGCTGGTCTGCGCGGTCGTGGTCGACCACGCGACGTCCGACGTGCTGATGGTGGCGTGGATGAACGACGAGGCGCTGGAGCGCACGCTGACCACCCGGCGGGGCACGTACTACTCGCGCAGCAGGCAGGAGCTGTGGGTCAAGGGCGAGACGTCCGGGCACGTGCAGCACGTGCGCGAGGTCCGCCTGGACTGCGACGCCGACACGCTGCTGGTGCGCGTGGACCAGACCGGGCCTGCCTGTCACACCGGCAGCCGGACCTGCTTCGACGGCGAGGAGCGCTTGCTGCTCGCCGACGAGGGCTAG
- a CDS encoding TetR family transcriptional regulator: protein MSTAEQPTPARRRGRRPGGQDTRAALLEAAREVFGESGYEGATVRAIAARASVDAAMVNHWFGGKEALFAQAVLKLPFDPVQLLSDLMDGPVEELGDRIVRRFLTAWDSTEGGAFPALVRSIAGHEQAALSLKDFLIRHVLENVVRHVSPDRPELRAALCASQMVGMGMARYVAKFEPFPATGIDTLAAAVGPTLQRYLTGEID, encoded by the coding sequence GTGAGCACCGCGGAACAGCCTACGCCCGCCCGGCGGCGCGGCCGGCGGCCCGGCGGACAGGACACCCGGGCGGCCCTGCTGGAGGCCGCGCGCGAGGTCTTCGGCGAAAGCGGCTACGAAGGTGCCACCGTCCGCGCGATCGCGGCACGGGCCAGCGTCGACGCGGCCATGGTGAACCACTGGTTCGGCGGCAAGGAGGCCCTGTTCGCGCAGGCCGTGCTGAAGCTGCCGTTCGACCCGGTGCAGCTCCTGTCCGATCTGATGGACGGGCCGGTGGAGGAGCTCGGCGACCGCATCGTGCGGCGGTTCCTCACCGCCTGGGACTCGACCGAGGGCGGCGCCTTCCCCGCACTGGTCCGCAGCATCGCGGGCCACGAGCAGGCGGCCCTGAGCCTCAAGGACTTCCTGATCAGGCACGTCCTGGAGAACGTGGTCCGGCACGTGTCGCCGGACCGGCCGGAACTGCGCGCGGCGCTGTGCGCGTCGCAGATGGTGGGCATGGGCATGGCCCGGTACGTGGCGAAGTTCGAGCCGTTCCCGGCCACCGGCATCGACACGCTGGCGGCGGCCGTGGGGCCGACGCTGCAGCGCTACCTCACCGGCGAGATCGACTAG
- a CDS encoding anthranilate synthase component I translates to MVSANPTDGGLGSVSPARDEFRALAEGRRVIPVVRRLLADGETPVGVYRKLAADRPGTFLFESAENGQSWSRWSFIGVRSPAALTVRDGQAVWEGTPPVGLPSGGDPLTVLRETVAALHTEPLPGMPPLTGGMVGYLGYDAVRWLEKLPELAEKDLDIPELTMLLATDLAAVDHHEGTVTLIANAVNWDDSPERVDAAYDDALRRLEEMTERLGAAAPATAAVFERPVPEFERRRTQADYYAAVEKAVEAIKAGEAFQVVPSQRFEIPTRADALDIYRVLRTSNPSPYMYLLRLDGFDIVGSSPESLVTVRDGRATTHPIAGTRWRGADPEEDAQLAKDLLADEKERAEHLMLVDLGRNDLGKVCKPGTVRVVDFFAIERYSHVMHIVSTVTGELAEDKTAFDAVAACFPAGTLSGAPKVRAMELIEELEPTRRGLYGGVVGYLDFAGDADTAIAIRTALIREGVAYVQAGGGVVADSVPEYEDNECLNKARTVLSAVAAAQTMAPPRKLDPADDVASIQ, encoded by the coding sequence ATGGTCAGTGCGAATCCCACCGACGGCGGCCTCGGTTCGGTGAGCCCCGCACGCGACGAGTTCCGCGCCCTCGCCGAGGGCCGTCGCGTGATCCCGGTGGTCCGGCGCCTGCTCGCCGACGGTGAGACACCCGTCGGGGTCTACCGCAAGCTCGCGGCCGATCGTCCGGGCACGTTCCTGTTCGAGTCGGCCGAGAACGGGCAGTCGTGGTCGCGCTGGTCGTTCATCGGCGTGCGCAGCCCCGCCGCCCTGACCGTGCGCGACGGTCAGGCCGTGTGGGAGGGCACGCCGCCGGTGGGCCTGCCCTCCGGCGGTGACCCGCTGACCGTGCTGCGCGAGACGGTCGCGGCCCTGCACACCGAGCCGCTGCCCGGCATGCCGCCGCTGACCGGCGGGATGGTCGGCTACCTCGGCTACGACGCGGTGCGCTGGCTGGAGAAGCTGCCGGAGCTGGCCGAGAAGGACCTCGACATCCCCGAGCTGACCATGCTGCTGGCCACCGACCTGGCCGCGGTGGACCACCACGAGGGCACGGTCACGCTGATCGCGAACGCGGTCAACTGGGACGACAGCCCGGAGCGGGTCGACGCGGCCTACGACGACGCGCTGCGCCGTCTGGAGGAGATGACCGAGCGGCTGGGCGCCGCCGCACCGGCCACCGCCGCCGTCTTCGAGCGCCCGGTGCCGGAGTTCGAGCGCCGCCGCACCCAGGCCGACTACTACGCGGCGGTGGAGAAGGCGGTCGAGGCGATCAAGGCCGGCGAAGCGTTCCAGGTCGTGCCGTCGCAACGCTTCGAGATCCCCACCCGGGCGGACGCGCTGGACATCTACCGTGTGCTGCGCACCTCGAACCCGAGCCCGTACATGTACCTACTGCGGCTGGACGGGTTCGACATCGTCGGTTCCAGCCCGGAGTCGCTGGTCACCGTGCGCGACGGCCGGGCCACCACGCACCCGATCGCCGGCACCCGCTGGCGCGGCGCGGACCCGGAGGAGGACGCGCAGCTGGCCAAGGACCTGCTGGCCGACGAGAAGGAGCGAGCCGAGCACCTGATGCTGGTCGACCTCGGCCGCAACGACCTCGGCAAGGTGTGCAAGCCGGGCACCGTGCGGGTGGTCGACTTCTTCGCGATCGAGCGTTACAGCCACGTCATGCACATCGTCTCCACGGTCACCGGTGAGCTGGCCGAGGACAAGACCGCGTTCGACGCGGTCGCGGCGTGCTTCCCGGCCGGCACGCTCTCCGGCGCGCCGAAGGTGCGCGCGATGGAGCTGATCGAGGAGCTGGAACCGACGCGCCGCGGCCTTTACGGCGGGGTGGTCGGCTACCTCGACTTCGCCGGTGACGCCGACACCGCGATCGCGATCCGCACCGCCCTGATCCGCGAAGGCGTCGCCTACGTGCAGGCGGGCGGCGGCGTGGTCGCCGACTCGGTGCCCGAGTACGAGGACAACGAATGCCTGAACAAGGCGCGCACGGTGCTCTCCGCGGTCGCGGCCGCGCAGACCATGGCGCCGCCGCGGAAGCTGGACCCCGCCGATGACGTCGCCAGCATCCAGTAG
- a CDS encoding Trp biosynthesis-associated membrane protein: MTSPASSRRPLWIVAVALLLAAAALWGSSRLVWSAELRDAGVRGTVLDEHTGAQVSGALVPLAVLALAGVAGLVAAGGWLRRILGVVVALAGVAAGWIALDGWRFGGFPPGAPAGQIFAGRGLALLAGILMLAAGLIAGKGAGRMAKLGARYQAPAGRKKAAKDPDTELWEALSEGEDPTTER, encoded by the coding sequence ATGACGTCGCCAGCATCCAGTAGACGTCCACTGTGGATCGTCGCGGTCGCGCTCCTGCTGGCCGCGGCGGCGCTGTGGGGCTCCTCGCGGCTGGTGTGGTCCGCCGAGCTGCGCGACGCCGGCGTGCGTGGGACGGTACTGGACGAGCACACCGGCGCACAGGTCTCCGGCGCGCTGGTCCCGCTCGCCGTGCTCGCGCTGGCCGGGGTCGCCGGGCTGGTCGCCGCGGGCGGCTGGCTGCGGCGCATCCTGGGCGTGGTGGTCGCGCTGGCCGGCGTCGCCGCCGGCTGGATCGCCCTCGACGGCTGGCGTTTCGGCGGTTTCCCCCCGGGCGCGCCCGCGGGGCAGATCTTCGCCGGGCGCGGACTGGCCCTGCTGGCGGGAATTCTGATGCTCGCCGCGGGGTTGATCGCTGGCAAGGGCGCCGGCCGCATGGCGAAGCTGGGTGCCCGTTACCAGGCCCCGGCCGGCCGCAAGAAGGCCGCGAAGGATCCGGACACGGAGCTCTGGGAGGCGCTCTCCGAAGGAGAAGATCCGACGACCGAACGGTAG
- the trpC gene encoding indole-3-glycerol phosphate synthase TrpC: MTVLEDIVAGVREDLAERERSLPFEELKRLAAQAPPPRDALSALRDSSIGVIAEVKRRSPSKGSLADIPDPAALAKDYEAAGARVISVLTERRRFGGSLADLDAVRAAVDVPILRKDFIVSPYQVHEARAHGADLVLLIVAALEQNALAALLDRVESLGMTALVEVHNAEEADRALEAGAKVIGINARNLHTLEVDRDVFGRLAPGLPFETVKVAESGVRGPGDLMAYAGHGADAVLVGEGLVASGDPKGALMKLVTAGSHPACPRPSR; this comes from the coding sequence GTGACCGTTCTCGAAGACATCGTCGCCGGCGTCCGGGAAGATCTGGCTGAACGGGAGAGGTCGCTTCCGTTCGAGGAGCTGAAGCGGCTCGCCGCGCAGGCGCCGCCACCGCGGGACGCGCTGTCCGCGTTGCGTGACTCGTCGATCGGCGTCATCGCCGAGGTCAAACGCCGCAGCCCGTCGAAGGGCTCGCTGGCCGACATCCCCGATCCCGCCGCGCTCGCCAAGGACTACGAGGCCGCCGGTGCCCGGGTCATCAGCGTGCTCACCGAGCGGCGCCGGTTCGGCGGTTCGCTGGCCGACCTGGACGCGGTCCGGGCCGCGGTCGACGTGCCGATCCTGCGCAAGGACTTCATCGTCAGCCCCTACCAGGTGCACGAGGCCCGTGCGCACGGCGCCGACCTGGTGCTGCTGATCGTCGCCGCGCTCGAGCAGAACGCGCTGGCGGCCCTGCTCGACCGCGTCGAGTCGCTGGGCATGACCGCCCTGGTCGAGGTGCACAACGCCGAGGAGGCCGACCGTGCGCTCGAGGCCGGGGCCAAGGTCATCGGCATCAACGCCCGCAACCTGCACACCCTCGAGGTCGACCGGGACGTCTTCGGCCGTCTCGCGCCGGGCCTGCCGTTCGAGACGGTGAAGGTCGCCGAGTCCGGCGTCCGCGGCCCCGGTGACCTGATGGCCTACGCCGGTCACGGGGCCGACGCCGTCCTGGTCGGTGAGGGCCTGGTGGCCTCCGGCGACCCGAAGGGCGCCCTGATGAAGCTGGTCACCGCCGGATCCCATCCCGCCTGCCCGAGGCCGAGCCGATGA